A region from the Oryzias latipes chromosome 20, ASM223467v1 genome encodes:
- the LOC101157653 gene encoding zinc finger homeobox protein 4 isoform X1 — protein sequence MPDWQPTIRGEESGELVRSQRNGVAKWVCPLCQQGQSNRSSLSLHLNEQHSVLPSCVNRLLDIIVLKQSSSQEEEENQAPQSTDTESLQVRHTEDGSSEPQQSRESSDPTQMLGDKDMDEKRVMEQEGGKVQQELEEEETPIAGAKQRNATESTEMSNTSEKLLCKNGVPAENNTRSFKCNACQESFSSRTALSVHYTCTSHIQRMTTGSAKQGAESNPQSPSVSARPFTLNKPYQCAVCRVSYNHAITLESHMKSVLHQTRSRNAGMVAQTVNSATAAANLRGNAASASTIVVTSGSETGHLVTSSNSAAPGSLMPSSAEEGEQIPTSQVAQSLLASPVASAQAVSAFLTLLTSSPNTLSHSLLPSLFTASAAPGAAAPQLVPQPQMIMPLILNGLQAQTQQHQENQQGQLLTQCVPFVGLGAAQQALLTQRLNSLQNQWPSAGLLNIQPSQEDPKQTVLSEGEISEELDQCASKEVKVESNEGSRKERRSSSDGNSATNQLESGGDKAAVLNLSPAATEKSLCNNISPSASMPSNASLSPVNINLTLSPDPTPQKPLMDTSPSDSPKSSPSSNALTTNQTRLHSKPVRSSYPDLPVLSEFQSEVLWAFFESRSEADAASPPHEDCEALGREVGLSEEEVRKWLTQACHAKQRQRAMELERQCQGSDDYDDDEESMLVIAEAESESDVQTSSGRAIDLSNNRRKHKPRVVGRKGQEDSCLTSDSENEAYTSIIVSDEESRVDLVKESCESPAKDETQQDAQNGSAGGKVLRSTTVFLSDAEDEYEDDEGGGSQGAKRKKRKGEFERDEVEVKRERPDPDVDLELEAQGDPPSSHASVTDVAGIVPAALHSFPLSLGPFSAQFLNPYVLSLPPSMLTDGSKMPLFSNPQNLTRFSNSLLSQSLSSHSPLSPYLSNGDDCESALDLSMGKNNSKPTSSSSSLADSIAAQKGQLLDGLGLRPTSKGLVVVQVKPESIATMSPSSSPINLVNCSNVATPHMNARAAAKMNAMLMEREREKDREQQQRKSKGKRYRDMRRSRTIIQAEQLDILYGCYFKDPNPGKHEFEQISEWVHLPKKVVQIWFQNMRARERKGEVRFISDGTLAAVGKPLIKFTWPLSKPIFSNKSASNNTGGITATPIVRTLIKTERESGKELDKAVMVKKIAPVPIKPKEMSSTAVGSPVSSSASSMPKTHPETTSNVTMVKVAPKVNTPVLLAAPRDLIPIAPRPPHPQKAEESEEEKTDEEKDDGTEMTSGPGIANRMVPKLATTPINNRSSLTAVVPQKQNGLNYWTPKVPIKINTLSREQLALPTHSARTIPPPPTPNIAPVSPNTQSSAKAASPSTPAVAKSSPGDGGFLSHSSSRRPRTHLSCLQLSILQSCYETCAHPNAMECEAIGSELNLPLKVVQIWFQNTRAKEKRWRLQQEKLSPLTGGKVDMSSGGYLQYSALKANRPILPKPVQLTVTEPLASPVPGQPVPKEALTGHCDTCKVSFESRAAARAHVFSPRHLATLRTTNFGQPTALVKSGSSTNGSGSILPSSQVSLPTPVTSSGSGSEGEIVIELPLTTATSSS from the exons ATGCCCGATTGGCAGCCCACAATCAGAGGG gaGGAGTCTGGAGAGCTGGTGCGCAGTCAAAGGAATGGAGTGGCAAAGTGGGTCTGCCCCCTCTGCCAACAAGGGCAATCGAACAGATCTTCCTTGTCTTTACATCTCAATGAGCAACACAGCGTACTTCCATCGTGTGTCAACCGGCTGCTGGACATT attgttttaaaacaaagttcgagtcaagaagaagaagaaaatcaagCTCCACAGTCAACAG atACTGAATCTTTACAAGTGAGGCACACTGAAGACGGCAGTTCAGAGCCCCAACAGTCTCGTGAGAGTTCCGACCCTACCCAGATGCTCGGAGACAAGGACATGGATGAAAAGAGAGTAATGGAGCAGGAAGGAGGTAAAGTTCAGCAAGAGCTAGAAGAGGAGGAAACTCCAATCGCAGGAGCCAAACAACGAAATGCAACCGAAAGCACAGAAATGTCAAACACAAGTGAAAAGTTGCTCTGTAAAAATGGTGTGCCAGCTGAAAATAATACGCGGTCATTCAAATGCAATGCTTGCCAGGAAAGTTTTTCCAGCAGAACTGCCTTGAGTGTTCATTACACTTGTACTTCCCACATTCAGAGAATGACGACAGGTTCTGCAAAGCAAGGTGCAGAAAGTAATCCTCAGTCTCCCTCAGTTTCAGCCCGGCCATTTACATTAAACAAGCCCTACCAGTGCGCTGTATGCAGAGTCTCTTACAATCATGCCATCACCCTTGAGAGCCATATGAAATCTGTCTTACACCAGACTCGCAGTAGAAATGCTGGAATGGTCGCACAAACTGTAAACAGCGCGACGGCTGCTGCTAATCTGAGAGGTAACGCCGCCAGCGCCTCAACTATTGTAGTGACTTCTGGAAGTGAAACGGGTCATTTAGTCACTTCCAGCAACAGCGCTGCTCCTGGGTCACTAATGCCAAGCTCTGCTGAAGAGGGAGAGCAGATTCCAACTTCACAAGTGGCTCAATCCCTTCTCGCCTCCCCGGTGGCCTCAGCTCAAGCGGTCTCAGCCTTTCTCACCCTTCTCACTTCGAGTCCCAACACCCTCTCGCActccctgctcccctccctGTTCACGGCCAGCGCTGCTCCCGGTGCTGCTGCGCCTCAGCTCGTGCCTCAGCCTCAAATGATAATGCCCTTGATCCTGAATGGGCTTCAAGCCCAAACCCAGCAGCATCAGGAGAACCAGCAAGGCCAGCTCCTCACCCAGTGTGTGCCATTTGTAGGCCTCGGTGCAGCCCAACAAGCCCTCCTAACCCAAAGACTTAACAGCTTACAGAACCAGTGGCCCTCTGCCGGACTCCTAAACATACAGCCTTCTCAGGAAGACCCAAAGCAAACTGTACTGTCTGAGGGAGAGATCAGTGAAGAACTTGACCAATGTGCAAGTAAAGAGGTGAAAGTTGAAAGCAATGAAGGCAGTAGGAAGGAACGTCGCAGCAGCTCAGACGGAAACAGTGCCACAAATCAGCTGGAGTCGGGCGGTGATAAAGCAGCCGTGTTAAATCTCTCCCCGGCGGCCACAGAGAAGAGCCTCTGCAATAACATTTCACCTTCTGCATCGATGCCCAGCAATGCAAGCCTCAGTCCTGTAAATATAAACCTTACACTCAGCCCCGATCCTACCCCTCAAAAACCCCTCATGGACACAAGCCCCAGTGATTCCCCAAAGTCCAGCCCAAGTTCCAATGCCTTAACTACAAACCAAACTCGTCTCCACTCTAAACCAGTGAGATCCAGTTATCCAGACCTTCCGGTGCTATCAGAGTTCCAGTCAGAGGTGCTCTGGGCGTTCTTTGAGTCGCGTAGTGAAGCAGATGCTGCCAGTCCTCCTCACGAGGACTGTGAAGCTCTGGGCAGAGAGGTCGGTCTGTCTGAAGAAGAGGTACGAAAGTGGTTGACCCAAGCCTGTCATGCAAAGCAAAGACAGAGGGCGATGGAGCTTGAACGACAATGCCAAGGCTCTGACGACTAcgatgatgatgaggaaagCATGCTAGTCATAGCAGAGGCTGAGTCTGAGAGTGATGTTCAGACTTCAAGTGGGCGGGCCATAGACCTGTCCAATAATAGAAGGAAGCACAAGCCCCGAGTTGTGGGAAGGAAGGGTCAAGAAGATTCGTGTCTAACCTCTGACTCAGAAAATGAGGCATACACCTCAATTATCGTTTCTGATGAGGAAAGTCGCGTCGATTTGGTCAAAGAGAGCTGTGAAAGTCCTGCTAAAGATGAAACCCAACAAGATGCTCAGAATGGGTCAGCTGGTGGGAAGGTACTACGCTCCACTACTGTGTTTCTGTCTGACGCAGAGGACGAGTATGAAGATGATGAAGGTGGGGGTAGCCAGGGGgccaagaggaaaaaaaggaaaggcgAGTTTGAGCGGGATGAGGTGGAGGTGAAGAGAGAGAGGCCGGATCCAGACGTGGATCTAGAGTTGGAGGCTCAGGGGGATCCTCCAAGTTCACACGCCTCAGTGACTGATGTTGCTGGGATTGTGCCTGCTGCTCTACACTCATTTCCATTGTCGCTTGGTCCTTTTTCTGCACAGTTTCTTAACCCTTATGTtctctctcttcctccctcaATGCTCACCGATGGGAGCAAGATGCCGCTTTTTTCGAATCCCCAAAACCTTACACGCTTTTCCAACTCCCTTCTGTCGCAGTCTCTTTCTTCTCACAGCCCATTGTCCCCCTACCTGTCCAACGGGGATGATTGCGAGTCGGCTTTGGATCTCAGTATGGGGAAAAACAACTCCAAACCCACTTCTTCATCCTCGTCTCTTGCTGACAGTATTGCAGCACAGAAGGGACAGTTGTTGGATGGGCTTGGCTTGCGGCCTACATCCAAAGGTTTGGTTGTTGTGCAGGTTAAACCAGAATCCATTGCCACCATGTCCCCGTCAAGCAGCCCGATAAATCTGGTCAACTGTAGCAATGTGGCAACACCCCACATGAATGCACGAGCAGCAGCAAAAATGAATGCCATGCTAATGGAGAGGGAACGAGAGAAAGACcgggagcagcagcagaggaagtCCAAAGGAAAGAGGTATCGAGATATGCGACGCTCAAGGACCATCATTCAGGCTGAACAACTTGACATTCTGTACGGCTGCTATTTCAAAGACCCAAATCCCGGGAAGCATGAGTTTGAACAGATATCTGAGTGGGTTCACCTTCCAAAGAAAGTTGTGCAGATTTGGTTCCAGAACATGAGAGCAAGGGAAAGAAAAGGAGAGGTCCGTTTCATCAGCGATGGGACTCTGGCAGCTGTTGGAAAGCCTCTCATCAAATTCACTTGGCCTCTCTCCAAGCCGATCTTCTCCAACAAGTCTGCTTCAAACAACACAGGGGGCATCACTGCCACTCCAATTGTGCGCACCCTCATAAAAACAGAGAGAGAGTCTGGAAAAGAGCTAGACAAAGCAGTCATGGTGAAAAAAATAGCTCCTGTTCCGATCAAGCCCAAGGAGATGAGTTCCACTGCTGTGGGATCACCTGTCAGCAGCAGCGCTTCATCTATGCCAAAGACGCATCCTGAAACCACCAGCAATGTCACAATGGTTAAAGTTGCACCCAAAGTCAATACCCCGGTGCTCTTAGCAGCACCCAGGGACCTCATTCCAATTGCCCCTAGACCGCCTCATCcacaaaaagcagaagaaagtgAAGAGGAAAAGACTGATGAGGAAAAAGACGATGGGACTGAAATGACATCTGGACCGGGAATAGCAAACCGCATGGTACCAAAGCTGGCCACAACTCCCATCAATAACAGGTCTTCACTGACAGCAGTGGTGCCGCAAAAGCAGAACGGGCTGAACTACTGGACCCCCAAGGTCCCCATTAAAATCAACACGCTGTCAAGAGAACAATTGGCTCTTCCCACTCACAGCGCCCGTACCATCCCGCCTCCTCCCACGCCCAACATTGCACCAGTAAGCCCAAATACCCAGAGCTCGGCCAAAGCGGCCAGCCCCTCCACTCCAGCTGTGGCTAAATCAAGCCCAGGAGACGGCGGCTTTCTGTCTCACTCATCCAGCCGTCGACCACGTACTCATTTGTCATGCCTACAGCTGTCCATCCTACAGTCATGCTATGAGACCTGTGCCCACCCTAATGCCATGGAGTGTGAGGCCATCGGAAGCGAACTGAACCTTCCTTTGAAGGTGGTTCAGATCTGGTTCCAGAACACAAGAGCAAAGGAGAAGCGCTGGAGGCTGCAGCAGGAAAAATTG tctcctctgaCAGGTGGAAAGGTGGACATGAGCTCAGGAGGCTACCTGCAGTACAGTGCTCTGAAGGCAAATCGGCCCATTCTACCCAAGCCCGTTCAGTTAACAGTCACTGAACCTCTAGCCTCTCCAGTGCCAGGCCAACCAGTGCCAAAGGAGGCCCTAACGGGGCACTGCGACACCTGCAAAGTCTCCTTTGAGTCACGAGCTGCTGCAAGGGCCCATGTTTTCTCCCCCCGTCATCTGGCTACCCTGAGAACCACTAACTTTGGCCAGCCGACAGCGCTCGTCAAAAGTGGAAGCAGTACCAACGGATCGGGCAGTATATTGCCAAGCTCACAAGTATCTCTTCCCACTCCTGTAACCAGCTCTGGATCTGGTTCTGAGGGCGAGATAGTCATTGAGCTGCCTCTGACGACGGCAACCAGCAGCAGTTAG